A stretch of DNA from Williamwhitmania taraxaci:
CGAATTCAGAAGACCCAGCATATGGCATTATGCGCAGGGCCATTGGAATGGCTCCGTTCTATCAAAATCAGGTGGCCGCATTTAAGGCGGAGGTTTACCTGAAGGGAAGCATGAAAATAAAGAAGTTCACTTGGATTGTGCGCAAAATGGCGGATAAGGATGAACTTCCTAAGGTGGGCGTTGTATATCTTAGCGAGTCTCTTAATAATGTGACCTTTACTGCGCCCGATAAGTTTAAGCAGGAAGTGAAATACCTTCGGTCGAATTTTCCCAACAGCGATAGCGACGATCCAATGGGTTTTATCAATGCCAGCTTTTACCAACCTAAGGTTGGGGAAATTATTCTACCGCTGGCTCCTTATGCCTTCAACCACTACAAGTTTACCTACGAGGGCTTCAACATGGAGGGCGATGTGGTGGTGAATAAGATAAAGGTAACCCCTCGCCGAAAGAGCAAGCAGCTGGTTGCCGGGTACCTCTACATTGCCGATAATTTTTGGAATCTACATGGCCTTGACCTCACGGTGGAAACGCTTTTTGGCACTGTTCGGATGCAGCAGAATTTTGGGGAGGTCGAGAAAAATGTTTGGCTTCCGGTAAGCCACTACTTTGAAATTGCGGGGAAGTTTATGGGCAATGAGGGCGATGTAAAATACACGGCGTCGGTTAAATATAAAGAGGTAGCAGAAAACAAATCCCTTAAGCCGCCTACCTCATTTCCAGAGGTAAATACCGCGATGGCAGAGGGAAAACGGGAGAAGAAATCAGAAAAAACAACGGTTGATCTTAAGCCAAAAGCTGCCGTTAAAGCAGAGAAGCGCCAGGCAAAGATGCAGGAGCTTATGGAGAAAGAAACCTTGACAAACAGGGAGATGTTTCAACTTTCGCAACTTATGGGTAAAGAGGTTAAGGCGAAGGATACTACTACGCAATCGCTGGAGATAAAAAGCCGCCATGAATGCAAGATTCAACT
This window harbors:
- a CDS encoding DUF5686 family protein, with product MRFILFLTFSLSLIYHNTQAQSLNGKIAEQNGTAVPYATVYIKEIKLGTTSNEFGVYEVKLEPGNYSVVFQSIGYETVEEIVSVGPSATRHNVTMKVKPYQIAAVRITPNSEDPAYGIMRRAIGMAPFYQNQVAAFKAEVYLKGSMKIKKFTWIVRKMADKDELPKVGVVYLSESLNNVTFTAPDKFKQEVKYLRSNFPNSDSDDPMGFINASFYQPKVGEIILPLAPYAFNHYKFTYEGFNMEGDVVVNKIKVTPRRKSKQLVAGYLYIADNFWNLHGLDLTVETLFGTVRMQQNFGEVEKNVWLPVSHYFEIAGKFMGNEGDVKYTASVKYKEVAENKSLKPPTSFPEVNTAMAEGKREKKSEKTTVDLKPKAAVKAEKRQAKMQELMEKETLTNREMFQLSQLMGKEVKAKDTTTQSLEIKSRHECKIQLTNATWVN